GGGCAACGGCGACGTCCGGATCAGCTACGTGGTGGCCGGGGCGCCGAGCGAGCTGTACCGCAACGGGCTCGGCGACGAGTGCGTGTACGTGGAGTCCGGCGCCGCCACCGTGGAGACGGTCTTCGGCTCGCTGGAGGTCGGCCAGGGCGACTACGTGATCATCCCCCGGGCCACCACCCACCGCTGGGTCCCCACCGGGGACGACCCGCTGCGGGCGTACTGCATCGAGGCGAACAGCCACATCACCCCGGTCAAGCGCTACCTCTCCAAGTACGGGCAGCTGCTGGAGCACGCGCCCTACTGCGAGCGGGACCTGCGCGGGCCCGCCGGGCCGCTGCTGGCCGAGAGCGTCGCCGGGGAGGGCGGCGACGTCGACGTGCTGGTCAAGCACCGGGGCCCGAACGGGATCGCGGGCACCCGGTACACCGTGCCGCACCACCCCTTCGACGTGGTCGGCTGGGACGGCTGCCTCTACCCGTACGCCTTCAACATCGCCGACTACGAACCGATCACCGGCCGGATCCACCAGCCGCCGCCGGCCCACCAGGTGTTCGAGGGCAACGGCTTCGTGATCTGCAACTTCGTACCGCGCAAGGTCGACTACCACCCGCTGTCCATCCCGGTGCCGTACTACCACTCCAACGTGGACAGCGACGAGGTGATGTTCTACTGCGGCGGGGACTACGCCGCCCGCAAGGGCTCCGGCATCGCCCAGGGCTCGATCTCGCTGCACCCGGGCGGGCACACCCACGGGCCGCAGCCGGGCGCGTACGAGCGCAGCATCGGCGCCGAGTTCTTCGACGAGCTCGCCGTGATGGTGGACACCTTCCGTCCGCTGGAGCTGGGCGAGGGCGGCCGGGCGAGCGAGGACCCGGGCTACGCCTGGACGTGGTCCGGCCGGGGCCCGGGCCGATGAACCCGCAGTCGCCGGGCGGGGAGGTCCCGCCGCTGTTCCAGGGCCTGTTCGACGACGCGGCGGTCTTCCCCCCGGGGGACCTGCCGCTGGTCCTCGCGGTGCCCGCGCACCGCGCGCACCGCACCGCCTGGTACGCCGCCGCGGTCGGGCCGTTCCTCTGCGGGGCGGCCCGGCTCGGCGAACTGCCGTACCTGACGGAGGTTCCGCTGCGGGTCGGGATCGTGCTGCCGGGGGGCAGCGCGACCCTGCCGGGCGCGCTGAAGACGGTCGCGGGCTTCGAGCCGGGCGGGATCCTGCTCGCCGGCGTGGAACTGGGCGGCGTCGGCCCCACCACCGCGGACGTCCGGGCCGCCGTCGAGGCGCTGGACGCCCACCTGCCGCCCGGCGTGCCCGCCGCCGTCGAACTCCCGCGCGGGGCCGGGCTGGAAGCCTCGCTGGACGTCCTCGCCGGCACGCCCTACCGGGCCAAGTTCCGCACCGGCGGGCTGAGCGCCGGGGCCTTCCCCGACGCGGAGGAGCTGGCGGGCTTCCTGGCGGGCTGCGCCGAACGCGGCGTCCCGTACAAGTGCACGGCCGGGCTCCACCACGCCGTCCGGCACACCGATCCGGCCACCGGCTTCGAGCACCACGGGTTCCTGAACGTCCTGCTGGCCGCGCTCGCCGCCCACCAGGGCGGCCGGCAGGGCGCGACGCAGGCCCTGCGGGAGCGCTCGGGCGGTGTCCTCGCGGGCGCCGCGGCCGCACTGACCGGACCTCAGGTGGAGCTGGCCCGTGCCTCCTTCACCGCCTTCGGCACCTGCAGCATCGCCGAACCGTTGGACGACCTGGCCGGACTCGGCCTGCTGACGCCCCCCGCACCACCGCCGCACCTGGAGGACCGTTGACCACCCCCCGCCCCTGGCTCGCCTCCGCACAGGACTCGCCGTTCGGCGTGCACAACCTCCCGTACGGGGTCTTCAGCACCGGGGCCCGCCCGGGCCGGCGCCGGATCGGCGTACGGATCGGCGACTTCGTGCTGGACGCGGGCGGCGCCGCCCGGGCCGCCGGGGTGCCGTCCGTCCTGCTCGACGCCGACTCGCTGGGCCCGCTGCTGGCCGCCGGGCGCCCCGCCTGGGCGCAGATCCGGGCCGGGCTGACCGCCTGGCTCACCGACGAGACCTACCGGGACGCCCTCTCACCGCTGCTGGTGCCGGTGGCCGACGCCATCATGCACCTGCCGTTCGAGGTCGCCGACTACGTCGACTTCTACGCCTCCGAGCACCACGCCACCAACCTGGGCCGGATCTTCCGCCCCGGCTCCGAGCCGCTCACCCCCAACTGGAAGCACCTGCCGATCGGTTACCACGGGCGGGCCGGCACCGTGGTGGTCTCGGGCACCCCGGTGGTCCGCCCGCACGGGCAGCGCAAGGCACCCACCGACGCCGTGCCGAGCTTCGGGCCGACCAGGCGCCTGGACATCGAGGCGGAGATCGGCTTCGTCGTCGGCACCCCGTCCGAGCTCGGCACGCCCGTACCGCTGGACGGCTTCGCCGAGCACGTGTTCGGCGTCTGCCTGGTCAACGACTGGTCCGCGCGCGACATCCAGGCCTGGGAGTACGTGCCGCTCGGCCCGTTCCTGGGCAAGTCCTTCGCCACCTCGGTCTCGCCCTGGATCGTCCCGCTGGAGGCCCTGGAGCACGCCCGGGTCGCCCCGCCGGAGCGTGACGTCGAGCCGCTGCCCTACCTGGACGACCGGGCCGGCGAGCCCTGGGGGCTGGACATCGCCATGGAGGTCCGGCTCAACGGGCACACCGTCTCGCGGCCGCCGTTCGCCACCATGTACTGGACCGGCGCCCAGCAGCTCGCCCAGATGACCGCCAACGGCGCCTCGCTGCGCACCGGCGACCTCTTCGCCTCCGGTACGGTCAGCGGCCCCGCGCCGGAGACCCGCGGCGCGCTGATCGAGCTGACCTGGAACGGCGAGGACCCGGTCAAGCTGCCCGACGGCAGCGCCCGGACCTTCCTGGAGAACGACGACGAGGTCACCATCACCGCCACCGCGCCGGGGCCGGACGGTGCCCTGATCGGCTTCGGCGAGGTCACCGGCCGCGTCCGGCCCTGACTTGCGCCGGCCGTGCCCCGGCCGCACCGACCCCGCCGGCCGTGCCGGCCCCCGGAGCACCTCCGGCGGGCCGCACGGCCGGCCGGCCGCGCCACCGGGCCGGGTACCGTGTCCGGGAGATCTTGAACCGGCACCGAGCGGACGGGAGCGGCCCGATGACCACCGAGGTACAGCTGCACAGGGACGGCCGGGCCGGCCGGATCGTGCTGGACCGGCCACGGGCCCTCAACTCGCTCACCCACGGCATGCTCACCGCCGTCCGCGAGGCCCTCGACAGCTGGGCCGCCGACGACTCGGTCGCCACCGTCGTACTCACCGGCGCCGGCGAGCGCGGCCTCTGCGCGGGCGCCGACATCCGGGCGATCCACGACGACGCCAAGGCCGGCGGGGCCGGCGCCCGCGCCTTCTTCCGGGACGAGTACCGGCTGAACGCGCTGATCGCCCGCTACCCCAAGCCGTACGTCGCGGTGATGGACGGCATCACCATGGGCGGCGGGGTGGGCCTCTCCGCCCACGCCGGCGTGCGGATCGTCACCGAGCGCTCCACCGTGGCGATGCCCGAGACCCGGATCGGGCTCGTCCCGGACGTCGGCGGCAGCCTGCTGCTGGCCCGCGCCCCCGGCGAACTCGGCACCCACCTGGGCCTCACCGCCGCCTCGATGGACGCCGGCGACGCGCTGCTCTGCGGCTTCGCCGACCACTTCGTGCCCGGCACCCGGCTGGCGGAGTTCACCGCCGCGCTGGCCGGCACCGACCCGGCCGAGGCCCTGCGGGAGTTCGCCGCGCCCGCTCCGGCGGCAGGCCTGGCCGGACAGCGCGACTGGATCGACTCCTGCTACGCGGCCGACACCGTCGAGGAGATCGTGGAGCGGCTGCTCGCCGCCGGCCTCCCGGAGGCCAAGGAGGCCGCCGAGCAGATCCTGGCCAAGTCGCCGACGGCACTGAAGGTCACCCTCGCCGCGCTGCGCCGGGCCCGCGGGCTGGACTCGCTGGAGGCCGCCCTGGACCAGGAGTACCGGGTCTCCTGCGCCGCCCTGGAAGCCTCCGACCTGGTCGAGGGCATCCGGGCCCAGGTGGTCGACAAGGACCGCGACCCGCACTGGTCGCCCGCCACCCTCGCCGAGGTCTCCGCCGCTGACGTGGACCGCTTCTTCGCCCCGCGCGGGACGGACGAACTCGGGCTGGCCCGCACGGCCCGCTGGTGACCACCGTCTCGCATGCCAAGACTGGCGCCCGGCGGGGCCGGTCGTAGATCGTGGGACCGTCAGGGCGTGCCTCGTGCCGCCGGAGCAGGGAATGGGAGTCAATGGCGATGACCGACGACATGTCGACCGAGTACGAGACCATCCTCGTCGAGCGCAAGGGCCGGGTCGGCCTGATCACCCTCAACCGTCCCAAGGCGCTGAACGCGCTCAACAACCAGCTGATGAACGAGGTGGTGACGGCCGCCACCGCCTTCGACCGCGACCCGGGGATCGGCTGTCTGGTCGTCACCGGCTCGGAGAAGGCGTTCGCGGCGGGCGCGGACATCAAGGAGATGCAGGGCAACGGCTTCCCGGACGTCTACCTGGACGACTGGCTGGGGCCGTGGGACCGGCTCGGACAGCTCCGCAAGCCGGTGGTCGCGGCGGTCGCCGGCTTCGCGCTGGGCGGCGGCTGCGAGCTGGCGATGCTGTGCGACATCCTGCTGGCGGCGGACACCGCCAAGTTCGGGCAGCCGGAGATCAAGCTCGGGGTGATCCCCGGGATCGGCGGCTCGCAGCGCCTGACCAGGGCGATCGGCAAGGCCAAGGCGATGGAGCTGTGCCTGACCGGCCGGATGATGGGCGCCGAGGAGGCCGAGCGGGCCGGGCTGGTGTCCCGGATCGTCCCCGCGGCCGAGTTGCTGGCGGAGGCGCTCGCCACCGCGGAGACCGTGGCCGCGATGTCCGCGCCGGCCGCGATCATGATGAAGGAGAGCGTGAACCGGGCCTTCGAGACCACCCTCGCGGAGGGGGTCCGGTTCGAGCGCCGGCTGTTCCACGCGGCGTTCGCCACGGCCGACCAGAAGGAGGGCATGGCGGCCTTCGCCGAGAAGCGCACCCCGGACTTCCGGCACCGCTGAGCCCGGTGCGCCCGCCCGGGAGCCGCGCGGCGGCGACCCGGGCGGGGCCGGGTCCGGGCCCTGCCGGGTCCCGGGTGCCGCCGGGTGCCGGGTCAGTCGGCGCTCGGCACGGGGGTGTTGAGCCGGGCCAGGCCGCTCCGGGTGGCGGCCACCACCACCCGGTCACCCGGCACCAGCCGCCGGGTCCGGTCGGCGTAGTTCCAGAGGTGCTCCCGGGGGCGCCGGGCCAGGCGGACGGCGATCACCCGCACCCCGCCCGGGTCCTCGATGTCGTGCTGGTTCATGCCGACCAGCCCGCCGCCCTCGTCGGCCCGCAGCTCGGCGATCAGCAGGACGTGCCGGAAGACCGACAGGGTGCCGAGCACCTCACGCCCCATCAGCGCGGCGGCGAAGGCCGGGGCGGACAGGTAGGAGACCGAGCGCGAGGCCGCGTTGTCCAGGGTCGCGTAGACGTGGTGGGCGAAGTTGTCGTCGAAGAGTTTCTCTAAGGCATACCGGCCCACACGGGAGCCACCTCGACCGCGTGACCAGGGCGAATCTCCACCCGCGCGATGATGCGCCGCAGCAGCACGTTGATCCGCTCGGGACGCATGGAGTCCCAGTCGTCCAGCAGACTGGGGATCAGCGGCACCACCGTCGCCCGCATCTTGGCGGACTGCAACTCCGTCGGCGCCTCACCCAGAGCCGCCAGACGGGCTGTCGCCGCGGCCTTGTCCCGGCGCAGGTCCCCAAGCGTCGCCAGGTACTCGCGCTCCAGCGAACCGTCCTGATCTTCCGTCTCGCTCATCGCGTATACCCGCATGTGCTTCGACACGGCACGCTCCAGCCGCTCGATTTCGACCTCCGCCTTGGCGCGCTGCTGCTCGACCGTAGGCGCCAGCACGGCGTGTGCAGGCCGCGGGACGGGCAGAGTACGGGCTTCGGCGTCCACCTCGGCGGCGAGGCCCTCGAGCCACTCCCTGACCGCGGCCTCCACGATGGACACGCCGACAGTGACCCCGCTGCACGCCAAGGGCCCCTTGCGGACGCGGGCGGTGCAGACGAACGAGGCATAGCCCTTGCCGTTGCTGGACCGCAGGGCCGCGCCCCCACAGAGGCCGCACCGGGCGAGCGACGTCAGCGGGTAGCGCGCTTTCCGGGCGTGGGGGCCGGCATTCTTGGTGAACGCGCGTCGATCCCTGTACTGCTGCCACAGGTCGTCGCTGATGATCGACGGGTGGGCGTTGGTGGGGTGCTTGTGGAGCCGGTGTGCGGGGCATGACGACCGGTACGGGATGACTTTGCAGTCGGGGTCGTGGGAGCGGAGGTAGCCGGCGGCGAACCCGCTGTCCATGTACAGGCAGATGGTGCGGTCGCTCCAGAGGCCGCCGCTGACGGTGCGGTGGCCGGCCTCGTTGAGGTTGGCCGCGAGCGTCGCGAAGCCGGTGCCGGCGCAGTAGCGCTTGTAAAGGTCGGTGACGGTGTCCATCAGCGCGACGTCCGGTTCGTAGCGTTCCTGCTGGAGGGTGATGGTGCCGTCGGGGGCGTAGACCTTGCGGGGGTGCCAGATGTAGCCGAAGCGCTTGCGGCCGGTGGCGGGGAGTCCCTGGTCGCGTCGCCACCGGTGGGTTTCGCTCCACTGTTCGCCTGCGCGGTCACTCTCGAAGGCGTTCATTTCCATGATCATGCCGCGCTGGAATCGGCCGATGGACGTGCGGGCGTCGATTTCCTCGGTGGCGGAGAGGAGTTCGCCGCCGACCTTCTCGACTCGGGCCAGGTTGGCAGGTACGCCTGTTCGCGATCGCCCGAATCGGGAGTATTTCCAGACGGCGATTACGGACGCTTCGCCCGCTTCGACCCGTTCGATCACAGACATGATCTTGCGCTTGAAGTTCCGGCCGCTCTTGTCGAGATCCTCGACCCAGTCGACGATGCGATGTCCGGTCCGCTTCGCCCAGTCGCTGATCGCCTTCCGCTGCAGCTCCGGCGAGATCATCTCCTCGCGGGCGAGCGACACCCGGATGTAGCCGATCGCGGGGGTCAGCTCGTCGTCGGCCGGTAGCAGTGCAGGCATGGTTCCCCCGGAGATGCTGTCAGGACGGCGAGTAGGCTCCGTGGCCTGCAGTGGATCCTACGGCGGCGACCGGCAAGCGAAGGACCTTCGCCTCGACGTGCGGCCGCAGGGCGTTGTCGAGGACACCGCGGTCGTTGTAGTCGAGGCCGAGGAAGAAGCCCTCCTGCTTGAGGCTGGCCCGCTTGTCCTCGAACTCCGCTTCCAGCTCGGCCCGTTCGGCGGCGAGCCGGATCCGGGTGTCGGCTTCCAGCCAGGCCGCGTGCCGGACCACCCGCTCGGCGTCGGCGTCGACTGCGGCGCGGGCGGCCACGAGCCTCATGCGCTCTTCCTCGACGAGGGTGAGGGCACTCTGCAGGCGCCGCCGCTCCTCTCCGGTGTCTCGGATGGCCTGGTCGATGATGTGCGTGACTACAGCTGCTATGCCGGCGATGACGGCGGTTAGGCTCACGATCGCCAGGACGACGTTGTCCAGGGCGACGGCGAGGCTGATGGCCACGAGTCCGGAGAGCAGTGAAGTTCGAGCCAGACTCCTGGGGGTCGGTTTGATGGTCACGCATGCTCCCCGCTATTGGGCCACGGCGCCCCCGGCCTCGCCTTCAGGGTCGGCTGAGCGCAGGTGACGGCGGTTGCGGATCGCGAGGTCGCGCATGAACGCGGCCCGCGCGACGGGGTCTGTGATCCCGAGTGCATCCGCGGCCTGCGCGGGGGTGTTTGGCTGAGATCGTACGTCCGATCGGTGCCTTTGTGGCAGAGATCCGGCGGAAATGATTCCACTCTCAATCAACATTGTTCCGACGTCAGCTCCCACTGCGTCAGCGATGGGCTCGAACAGCTCTGGGCTCGGGGTTGATTTGGCGTCAAGCCATCGGGCGACTGTGCTGGGCGAGACGTTGACGGCTTGGGCGAGGGCGGTTCGGCCGCCGCCTCGCTGGCGGTCGATCTCAAGCCCGGCTTCTCTCATGGCCTTCTGAAGCCACGCTGCGTACTGGTCGGCGATCGTCATGTGTATGTCACCTCTCTCGGGCGCAGGATAGCTCACCGACTGGCACTGGCGGCAGTAGTTCCATGTTCGGAATCTCCCAGGTCAGACCCACCCGGCCCGCGACACCCACCACACCCTCGGACGACACCCGCCACAAGCATCCAATTCCCACATGTGGAAATGCTTGCGTGTCGCGGATTTGAGGTCTAGCGTTGTTCCCACATTAGGAAGTACATCCTCAGATCGAAAGGAGCGCCCCATGCCCCGCCGTCGACTGAACGTCCAGAACCTCTTCGACGCGGCCGCCGAGGCCGGCGACGAAACCGCCTACAGCATCGCCAAGCGCACCGGCCTAGCTCAGTCCACGATGCACCGCCTCACCAAGGGCAAGTGCCAGCCGTGCGCGGCGACGCAGGATCTGTTCCTCGACACGTACAGCATCCCGTTCGACAAGCTGATGACAGCCGACAGGGCCGCAGCATGACCAGCCGCCGCGAGGCTATCCGGGCCGCAGCCCTGGTCCTCGTCGAGGCGTGCGCGGAACGGGACGCCCTCAGCCCCCGCGAGGCCGCCGAAGCCGCCTGGTACCCCGGCCACCGCCTGGTGACCGTCGACGCCATCGAGGCACTCATCATCCGCCAGCGCGAGGAAGCCATCGCGATGAGCGGAAAGCAGCTTCAGTCCGCCGCCTAGTACTTCGGGTCAGGGCCGCCCTTGGACGGCATTCCGCAGGCGACCCCTGGCCTACCCCGATCAACCCCAACACGAAGGAGGAGTAGGCGTGAACGCCAACTCTACGCCCACCCCGCAGCACAGCCCCGCCCTCGCGCTGGTGCAGCTCACCGGCGAGTGCAACGCCCCCGCGATGAACTGGTCGATCAGCACCACCTCGGCCGGCCTCCACGGTTCCCTCGCCGCCCACGACGCCCGACCGATGGTCCGCCTGTACGTCGACCTTCTGGACGCGACACCGCTCACGCCGCTGCTGTACGTCGACGGCGAGGGCCACCGCCGGGTGACCGAGCTCCTGTCGACGACGTGGCGGGACGTGCCGATCACCCTGTCGTTCTCGTCGGACCTGAGTGCGTACCCGGAGCTGGTGGAGGCGGAGGAGCGGGCGTTGCTGTGCCGGTTCTTGTGCGAGCACGACGACCCGTTCCAGTGGTGCCCGGAGACGTGGCTGCAGTACAGGGCCGAGCTGGACGCGCTGCGGCTGGAGGTCGCGGCGTGATCGCCTCGATCTTGGCCGTGGTGGCGCTGATCGCCTTCCTGCTCCTGGCCTTCACCCGGACCCCGAAGGCGCCTGTGGCGCCGCTGTGCTGGTGCAACCAGCCGTGCCCCGAGGGCTCGCACCTGGCGCCCGCGTTCCCCCGCCAGCGCACCGCCTCCAAGGAGAACTGACGTGACCATCACCTCGACGATCGGGGCGGCCACACCCCCGGCCACCCGGCCCCGCCGCCGGAAGACCACCGCACCGCCCACCGGAACGGACCGCATCCCGCAGCCCTCCGCCGGCTGGTACCGCGACAAGGTCACCGGCACCAAGCTCCGCCGCGTCACCACCATCCTCAACCTCGGCTCCTCCAAGGAAGCCCTCGTCTTCTGGTCGGCGAACTTCACCGCCCAGACCGCGATCGACAACCTGCCGCAGCTCATCTCCAGCTCCCGCACCAGGCAGGACCGTGAGGAGGCGTACGACTGGCTGCGGAAGGCCCACATCCGCCGCAAGGAAGAGCGAGGCGACGTCGGCACCGCCGTGCACAAGCTCATCGAGGCGCAGATCCTCGGCACTCCCGTCCCCGCCGACCTGCGTGACGACCCCGAGATGAAGCCGTACATCGACCACTTCTTCGGGTTCGTCCGCGATTGGCAGATCGACTTCGAAGCGTCCGAGATGGTCGTCGGCAACTTCGAGGAGGGCTACGCCGGAACCCTCGACTACCTGTACCGCAGCCCGATCATCGCGTCCCTGCTCGGCGTTCCTGCGGACACGCTCTTCGAGGGCGACACGAAGACCGGCGGCGAGCTCGACGTGAAGGGCGTGTACTCGGAGGCCGGCCTGCAGATGGCCGCGTACCGCGGTGCGAAGGTCTGCTGGCTGCGGGACGGCACGCAGATCCCCATGCCGAGGGTCCACTCGACGGGCATCGTGCTTCACCTACGCCCAGAGGGCTACCGGGTCGTGCCGGTGGAGTGCGGCGACGAGGTATTCGCGGCATTCCGTGACGTTCAGCGGGTCGCCGCCTGGACGTCCGGCCTCTCCAAGTCCGTCGTCGGCCAGCCCCTGCAGCTCCCGACCGTGACCGAGAAGGTGGCTGCCTGATGGCCGGACGAATCCTCACCATGCAGCGCCAGGCCCGCGAACTTGGCCGGCTCCGCTCCGGCTGGAACGACGGAAAGCGGCCGATCAAGTCCGACACGTGGATCGTCACCTCTCACGCCCCGCACTACCTGGAGGCCGCCGCCGGCCTCTGGGGCGGCAAGGTCGAGAAGTGGCAGCCGCTCGGCAGCGGCGCCCAGCAGTGGCGGGTCATTACCGACGCGAAGTCCATCGACGCGATCCTCCCTCCCGGAGACCCGCTGTCGCAGGCAAACGAGATGTGGTCGAAAGGCGGGTGCGCGCGACGCTGCGACGGCATCACCGAGCAGCTGTCGGACATGCCGTGCCTGTGCCTCGCCCGGTTCGGCGACGGATGGTTCGAGCAGCGCAAAGGGACGGTGTGCGCGCCGACGACACGCCTGAACGTCATGCTGCCGGATCTGCCGGACCTCGGGGTGTGGCGCATGGAGACGCACGGCTACTACGCGGCGAACGAGATCGCCGGGCAGATCGACATGCTGCTGTCCGCGACGGGCGGCAAGGCGCTGGTGCCGGTGGCGTTGCGGATCGAGCCGAGGCAGCGGGTCGCGAACGGTGAGACGAAGAAGTTCCCGGTGATCGTCGTCGAGGTGCGTGGGATGACTGCGCGGCAGGCCTTGGCCGGCCAGGTACCGCAGATGGCGATCGAAGGGGGTGGCGCCGCGGTCCCGGGGCGCACCGCGATCGAGGCCGCTCCCACCGCACCGACCGGACCGTCGAACGACTTCCTGAAGCTGGCGAAGGAAGCCCAGACGGCCGAGGAAGTCGCCAAGCTCCACGACCAGGCGAAGGCCGAGGGCGCCCCCGATCACTACCTCGCGCAGCTGAAGAAGATCGAGGAGTCGAAGGACGAGGTCATCGACCCCGAGATCGTCTACGACGACCCGATGCAGGTCTGGCAGCAGATCCTCACCGCAGCCGGCTCGAAGAGCTGGTCGATGGACCAGACCGAGGACCGCTTCGCCGAGTTCTCCGGCGGCACGATGGCCGGCTCTGCGGACGTGGATGAGCTGAACCGGTTCCTGGACCACATCAAGTCGAACGCGTAGCCCCAACGGGCCGCGCCCGCCCGCTCGGGCGCGGCCCCTCCCCCTCACTTCCCTCCAGAGAGGAGGACCCCATGCACTTCAAGGACACCCGCAAGATCGGCTTCGACACCGAGACGACCGGCCCGGACCCCGAGGACGCCCGCATCGTCACCGCGGCGCTCGTCGTTCGCGGCGGCGGACGGCCCGACCAGGACTACACGTGGCTGATCAACCCCGGCGTGCCGATCCCCGCCGAGGCCACCGAGGTCCACGGCATCACCGACGCCATGGTCCAGGCCGACGGCCAGGACCCGAAGATGGCCCTTGAGGACATCGCCGCCAAGCTGGCCGCCGCTCTGAACTACGGCATGCCGGTTATCGCATTCAACCTCAGCTTCGACTGGACCGTCCTCGACCGGGACCTGCGACGCCACGGCGTCACCAC
The sequence above is a segment of the Kitasatospora sp. NBC_00240 genome. Coding sequences within it:
- a CDS encoding enoyl-CoA hydratase, which gives rise to MTDDMSTEYETILVERKGRVGLITLNRPKALNALNNQLMNEVVTAATAFDRDPGIGCLVVTGSEKAFAAGADIKEMQGNGFPDVYLDDWLGPWDRLGQLRKPVVAAVAGFALGGGCELAMLCDILLAADTAKFGQPEIKLGVIPGIGGSQRLTRAIGKAKAMELCLTGRMMGAEEAERAGLVSRIVPAAELLAEALATAETVAAMSAPAAIMMKESVNRAFETTLAEGVRFERRLFHAAFATADQKEGMAAFAEKRTPDFRHR
- a CDS encoding enoyl-CoA hydratase/isomerase family protein, whose translation is MTTEVQLHRDGRAGRIVLDRPRALNSLTHGMLTAVREALDSWAADDSVATVVLTGAGERGLCAGADIRAIHDDAKAGGAGARAFFRDEYRLNALIARYPKPYVAVMDGITMGGGVGLSAHAGVRIVTERSTVAMPETRIGLVPDVGGSLLLARAPGELGTHLGLTAASMDAGDALLCGFADHFVPGTRLAEFTAALAGTDPAEALREFAAPAPAAGLAGQRDWIDSCYAADTVEEIVERLLAAGLPEAKEAAEQILAKSPTALKVTLAALRRARGLDSLEAALDQEYRVSCAALEASDLVEGIRAQVVDKDRDPHWSPATLAEVSAADVDRFFAPRGTDELGLARTARW
- a CDS encoding recombinase family protein: MPALLPADDELTPAIGYIRVSLAREEMISPELQRKAISDWAKRTGHRIVDWVEDLDKSGRNFKRKIMSVIERVEAGEASVIAVWKYSRFGRSRTGVPANLARVEKVGGELLSATEEIDARTSIGRFQRGMIMEMNAFESDRAGEQWSETHRWRRDQGLPATGRKRFGYIWHPRKVYAPDGTITLQQERYEPDVALMDTVTDLYKRYCAGTGFATLAANLNEAGHRTVSGGLWSDRTICLYMDSGFAAGYLRSHDPDCKVIPYRSSCPAHRLHKHPTNAHPSIISDDLWQQYRDRRAFTKNAGPHARKARYPLTSLARCGLCGGAALRSSNGKGYASFVCTARVRKGPLACSGVTVGVSIVEAAVREWLEGLAAEVDAEARTLPVPRPAHAVLAPTVEQQRAKAEVEIERLERAVSKHMRVYAMSETEDQDGSLEREYLATLGDLRRDKAAATARLAALGEAPTELQSAKMRATVVPLIPSLLDDWDSMRPERINVLLRRIIARVEIRPGHAVEVAPVWAGMP
- a CDS encoding TrkA C-terminal domain-containing protein, with the translated sequence MGRYALEKLFDDNFAHHVYATLDNAASRSVSYLSAPAFAAALMGREVLGTLSVFRHVLLIAELRADEGGGLVGMNQHDIEDPGGVRVIAVRLARRPREHLWNYADRTRRLVPGDRVVVAATRSGLARLNTPVPSAD
- a CDS encoding cupin domain-containing protein; amino-acid sequence: MAHYRQLGSIPPKRHTQHRTPEGGLYYEELMGEEGFSSDSSLLYHRGIPSAVVNAVPWELPDQATVPNHPLLPRHLKLHELFAGQEWKSADVVAGRRLVLGNGDVRISYVVAGAPSELYRNGLGDECVYVESGAATVETVFGSLEVGQGDYVIIPRATTHRWVPTGDDPLRAYCIEANSHITPVKRYLSKYGQLLEHAPYCERDLRGPAGPLLAESVAGEGGDVDVLVKHRGPNGIAGTRYTVPHHPFDVVGWDGCLYPYAFNIADYEPITGRIHQPPPAHQVFEGNGFVICNFVPRKVDYHPLSIPVPYYHSNVDSDEVMFYCGGDYAARKGSGIAQGSISLHPGGHTHGPQPGAYERSIGAEFFDELAVMVDTFRPLELGEGGRASEDPGYAWTWSGRGPGR
- a CDS encoding helix-turn-helix transcriptional regulator is translated as MTIADQYAAWLQKAMREAGLEIDRQRGGGRTALAQAVNVSPSTVARWLDAKSTPSPELFEPIADAVGADVGTMLIESGIISAGSLPQRHRSDVRSQPNTPAQAADALGITDPVARAAFMRDLAIRNRRHLRSADPEGEAGGAVAQ
- the fahA gene encoding fumarylacetoacetase, translated to MTTPRPWLASAQDSPFGVHNLPYGVFSTGARPGRRRIGVRIGDFVLDAGGAARAAGVPSVLLDADSLGPLLAAGRPAWAQIRAGLTAWLTDETYRDALSPLLVPVADAIMHLPFEVADYVDFYASEHHATNLGRIFRPGSEPLTPNWKHLPIGYHGRAGTVVVSGTPVVRPHGQRKAPTDAVPSFGPTRRLDIEAEIGFVVGTPSELGTPVPLDGFAEHVFGVCLVNDWSARDIQAWEYVPLGPFLGKSFATSVSPWIVPLEALEHARVAPPERDVEPLPYLDDRAGEPWGLDIAMEVRLNGHTVSRPPFATMYWTGAQQLAQMTANGASLRTGDLFASGTVSGPAPETRGALIELTWNGEDPVKLPDGSARTFLENDDEVTITATAPGPDGALIGFGEVTGRVRP